The window TCTATTACCTCTTCTCAGCGCTTCACTTCTACGAACTTCTCCAGAGTTTGATGCTCTACCTCCTCATCGGGCTATCCGCGCTGCTCATTCTCACGGAGAGCTTCAGCGAACGGATGGAAGCGCACCTGGCTATTCTACTTTCCTCCTTCGTCTTTTGCCTCTCCGGATTGTTTGGCTATGTGATACTGGACATGCCGGTGCATGCGCCCTTCTTCTTCCGTTCCACTATGCTCTTTCCTGCACTTACCGGATTGTTCGGGCTCTCAACCATTTTCTTCTCGCTGCTTTACACGCCTGAGATACCGGAGCAGGAGATAGCAGAGCCTGTGATTGGTGCTGGCGACACCGTAAAATCCATTCTATCCGGCTCGGCGTTCGGCTCCCTGGTCAGCGTCCTGCCCGGGATCACCTCTGCACACGCGACCGTAATGGCAATGCTCGCACGGCGGAACAGAGAGCCAGAACAGGTAATCTTGACCCTGAGCGGGGTCAATACGGCCAACGTCATTTTCTGCATCGAAACGCTCTTTATTATTTCACGTGCGCGCAGCGGGGCGACGATCGCGATAAGCCGTATCCTGGACGTTCAACCGTGGGAAGGCACCATTCCGCCATCCGCATTGGTTTATCTGCTCATTGCCGTGCTAATCGCAGCCCCTTTCTCGTTCTTCATTACCAAGTATATCGGAAGGCAATTCGCTTTGCAATTCACAAGACTGCCGTATCGAACGTTGCTGAGCGGCATAGCCCTATTCCTCGTTGCGCTCGTATTTATGTTTACCGGCGCCTTAGGCTTGTTGGTTCTTCTTGTCGGCACCTGCATCGGGCTTATTCCGATCCACTTTGGCGTAAAGCGGAGCAACGCGATGGGCGTGCTCCTTTTGCCGATCACCATCATGCTATGGCAATTATAATATACGAATACGGCGGCTTTGCACCTAAAATACTAACCTTGGATGAATAAAGGTGCAGCCGTATGATTGAAAGTGCTAACGAAAAATTTAGTGCAAAGCCTATAAAACTGTTAAGTAAACCAAAAAAGGTTACACATCGATGTATTCGTTTTTATGAGTCCTCTTTTCTTTCTTTTTCTGTAAAGGAGGA of the Methanomicrobia archaeon genome contains:
- a CDS encoding tripartite tricarboxylate transporter permease, which gives rise to MIDSFLPLVWLFAFSMLGVLLGTITGLVPGFHPNNVAFILLSIAPVLIAEPHFLTAFLPSDLLLVLVAVTILAASVAHTFLSFIPAAFIGAPEGDTALALLPAHRLLLEGRAYEATALSVIGSFGAVIFSFLLIIPFYYLFSALHFYELLQSLMLYLLIGLSALLILTESFSERMEAHLAILLSSFVFCLSGLFGYVILDMPVHAPFFFRSTMLFPALTGLFGLSTIFFSLLYTPEIPEQEIAEPVIGAGDTVKSILSGSAFGSLVSVLPGITSAHATVMAMLARRNREPEQVILTLSGVNTANVIFCIETLFIISRARSGATIAISRILDVQPWEGTIPPSALVYLLIAVLIAAPFSFFITKYIGRQFALQFTRLPYRTLLSGIALFLVALVFMFTGALGLLVLLVGTCIGLIPIHFGVKRSNAMGVLLLPITIMLWQL